The following coding sequences lie in one Rhodospirillaceae bacterium genomic window:
- a CDS encoding 3-hydroxyacyl-CoA dehydrogenase NAD-binding domain-containing protein, with protein MFETSIDADGIAVIKWNIPDRPVNVMNETTMAGFRDEVEKAIADDAVKGVVIASAKDDFIAGADIDGFLEDLSVEALLPQFLMFDKVGRAMETCGKPFVAAINGHALGGGFETALCCHYRIAADNPKARIGLPEIGLGVLPGGGGTQRIPRMLGLQAGLKMLLDGRKHTVAQAAKLGLVDEVVPPEDLLDAAKKWALDNPDATQPWDRKGFRIPGGDVQSPTGMQLFPAANAMGRERSFGNYPAVQAILSCVYEGCQRHIDVGLRVESKYLVNMIRHPVTKAMVRTGFFEMAKARKLKGRPEGVPKARIGKLGILGAGMMGAGIASVSAGRGIDCVLMDVDREAAEAGKARAAAPLERRVKQGRMQEDRMAALLDRIAPTDDYAALEGSDLVIEAVFEDRAIKADVTKAAEARLADDAVFASNTSTLPITGLAKTSARPANFIGIHFFSPVEKMPLV; from the coding sequence ATGTTCGAAACCAGCATCGACGCCGACGGCATCGCGGTCATCAAGTGGAACATCCCGGACCGCCCGGTCAACGTGATGAACGAGACCACGATGGCCGGCTTCCGCGACGAGGTGGAAAAGGCGATCGCCGACGATGCGGTGAAGGGCGTCGTCATCGCCTCGGCCAAGGACGATTTCATCGCCGGCGCCGATATCGACGGTTTTCTCGAGGACCTGAGCGTCGAGGCCCTGCTGCCCCAGTTCCTCATGTTCGACAAGGTCGGCCGCGCGATGGAGACCTGCGGCAAGCCCTTCGTCGCGGCGATCAACGGCCATGCGCTGGGCGGCGGCTTCGAGACCGCGCTGTGCTGCCATTACCGGATCGCGGCGGACAACCCGAAGGCGCGCATCGGCCTGCCGGAGATCGGCCTCGGCGTATTGCCGGGCGGCGGCGGCACCCAGCGCATCCCGCGCATGCTCGGCCTGCAGGCGGGCCTCAAGATGCTGCTCGACGGCCGGAAGCACACGGTCGCCCAGGCAGCCAAATTGGGGCTGGTCGACGAGGTTGTGCCGCCGGAAGACCTGCTCGATGCGGCAAAAAAATGGGCGCTCGACAACCCGGACGCGACCCAGCCGTGGGACCGCAAGGGCTTCCGCATTCCCGGCGGCGACGTGCAAAGCCCGACGGGGATGCAGCTGTTCCCCGCAGCCAACGCCATGGGGCGGGAGCGCAGCTTCGGCAACTATCCGGCGGTCCAGGCGATCCTGTCCTGCGTCTACGAGGGCTGCCAGCGCCACATCGATGTCGGCCTCCGGGTCGAGAGCAAGTATCTGGTCAACATGATCCGCCATCCGGTGACCAAGGCGATGGTGCGCACCGGCTTTTTCGAAATGGCCAAGGCGCGCAAGCTCAAGGGCCGGCCCGAAGGCGTCCCGAAAGCGAGGATCGGCAAGCTCGGCATCCTCGGCGCCGGCATGATGGGCGCCGGCATCGCGTCGGTGAGCGCCGGCCGCGGCATCGACTGCGTGCTGATGGACGTCGACCGGGAAGCCGCCGAAGCGGGCAAGGCGCGCGCCGCGGCACCTCTGGAACGCCGCGTGAAACAGGGCAGGATGCAAGAGGATCGGATGGCCGCCCTGCTCGACCGCATCGCGCCAACCGACGACTACGCCGCCCTGGAAGGCAGCGACCTTGTCATCGAGGCGGTGTTCGAGGACCGGGCGATCAAGGCCGACGTGACGAAGGCCGCCGAAGCCCGCCTCGCCGACGACGCCGTTTTCGCCTCCAACACCTCGACCCTGCCGATCACCGGCCTCGCGAAGACCAGCGCCCGGCCCGCGAATTTCATCGGCATCCACTTCTTCTCGCCGGTCGAGAAGATGCCGCTGGTCTAA
- a CDS encoding 3-hydroxyacyl-CoA dehydrogenase family protein, whose translation MVNDGRGFFTSRVFATYVMEGVALLKEGVAPALIENAGKIAGFPVGPLEVVDNTSLGLSLAIRRQWKKDLGEAYAGHPADDVFELFVETLDRPGRKAGRGFYDWPADGRAGETKCLWPELGRHFPRAAEQPDVEDVKQRLLHIQSVEALRCRAENVVTGRADADVGSILGWGFPMYTGGVLSWVGQVGAAAFEDQCHALADRHGPRFAPPEDVAALAA comes from the coding sequence GTGGTCAACGACGGCCGCGGCTTCTTCACCAGCCGGGTCTTCGCCACCTACGTCATGGAGGGCGTCGCGCTGCTCAAGGAGGGCGTCGCGCCGGCCCTGATCGAGAATGCCGGCAAGATCGCGGGCTTCCCTGTCGGTCCGCTCGAAGTCGTCGACAACACCAGCCTCGGCCTGTCGCTCGCCATCCGGCGCCAGTGGAAGAAGGACCTGGGCGAAGCGTATGCCGGCCATCCGGCGGACGACGTGTTCGAGCTGTTCGTCGAGACGCTGGACCGGCCGGGCCGCAAGGCGGGCCGGGGCTTTTACGACTGGCCGGCGGACGGGCGCGCCGGCGAAACGAAATGCCTATGGCCGGAACTCGGCCGCCATTTCCCGCGCGCCGCCGAACAGCCGGACGTCGAAGACGTCAAGCAGCGCCTCCTCCATATCCAGTCGGTCGAGGCGCTGCGCTGCCGGGCCGAAAATGTGGTGACCGGCCGGGCCGACGCCGATGTCGGCTCGATCCTCGGCTGGGGCTTCCCGATGTATACCGGCGGCGTGCTCTCCTGGGTCGGCCAGGTCGGCGCCGCGGCGTTCGAGGACCAGTGCCACGCCCTCGCCGACCGGCACGGCCCCCGCTTCGCCCCGCCCGAAGACGTAGCGGCGCTCGCGGCGTGA
- a CDS encoding enoyl-CoA hydratase: MAARMLDTGTDELLCAIDSRIATITLNRPEKRNALGDTLTPALREALLRVEADPDVRAVIVTGAGTAFCAGGDVTGLGRPFNEGTAQAPRRSADDAIRGLQHKQDTLTLRLYHLAKPTIAALPGPAAGAGMSIALACDIRLASEGAFLAPGFVNIGLSGDYGGSWFLTRLVGPGRAKEIYFTGRRIHGAEALQLGIFNEVVPDAELAGRARELAGAIAAGPPVALRYMKENFNRAAVADLKTCLDMEADRTIRSARTEDHLEGVAAFMAKRKPEFTGR; this comes from the coding sequence ATGGCCGCACGAATGCTCGACACCGGCACGGACGAACTGCTGTGCGCGATCGACAGCCGGATTGCGACGATCACGCTGAACCGGCCGGAGAAGCGCAACGCGCTGGGCGATACGCTGACGCCGGCGCTGCGCGAAGCGCTGCTCAGGGTGGAGGCCGATCCAGATGTGCGGGCGGTGATCGTCACGGGTGCGGGAACCGCCTTCTGCGCCGGCGGCGACGTGACCGGCCTGGGCCGGCCATTCAACGAGGGAACGGCGCAGGCGCCGCGCCGCAGCGCCGACGACGCGATCCGCGGCCTCCAGCACAAGCAGGACACGCTGACCCTGCGGCTCTACCACCTCGCCAAGCCGACGATCGCGGCGCTGCCCGGCCCGGCGGCCGGCGCAGGCATGTCGATCGCGCTCGCCTGCGACATCCGGCTGGCATCCGAGGGCGCCTTCCTCGCCCCCGGCTTCGTCAATATCGGCCTGTCGGGCGATTACGGCGGAAGCTGGTTCCTGACCCGGCTGGTCGGCCCGGGGCGGGCCAAGGAGATCTACTTCACGGGCCGCCGGATCCACGGGGCCGAGGCCCTCCAACTCGGCATCTTCAACGAGGTCGTGCCGGATGCCGAGCTTGCCGGGCGGGCGCGGGAACTGGCCGGCGCGATCGCCGCCGGCCCGCCGGTCGCGCTGCGCTACATGAAGGAGAATTTCAACCGCGCCGCCGTCGCCGACCTCAAGACCTGCCTCGACATGGAGGCGGACCGCACCATCCGCTCGGCCCGGACCGAGGACCATCTCGAAGGGGTCGCAGCCTTCATGGCGAAACGAAAGCCGGAATTCACCGGCCGGTAG
- a CDS encoding phytanoyl-CoA dioxygenase family protein: protein MKLTETQIARFRDDGFLILPSLFSAAEVAVLKAELPRLFAERRPENFREKSSDAVRTAMALHLRSAVYARLIRHPRLVEPAKQILGDGLYVQQVKVNAKEAFSGDVWQWHYDFATHHGEDGVPEPLALNLHVLLDEVNEFNGPIVFIRGSHRRGAAPATLDTETTSYPLWVVDDATVTGLVDEGGLVAAKGPPGTVLIFGDTLVHGSSINMTPWPRTIFSLILNPVANALTRHRRPDHQHHRDLTPVEPLPDDCLLEAAAE from the coding sequence ATGAAGCTGACGGAAACACAGATCGCGCGGTTCCGGGACGACGGCTTCCTCATCCTGCCGTCGCTGTTCTCGGCGGCGGAGGTCGCGGTCCTGAAGGCGGAACTGCCGCGTCTGTTCGCCGAGCGCCGGCCGGAGAATTTCCGCGAGAAGAGCAGCGACGCCGTGCGCACGGCGATGGCCCTGCACCTGCGCAGCGCGGTCTATGCCCGCCTGATCCGCCATCCGCGGCTTGTGGAGCCGGCGAAGCAGATCCTGGGCGACGGGCTCTACGTCCAGCAGGTCAAGGTCAACGCCAAGGAGGCCTTCTCCGGCGACGTCTGGCAATGGCACTACGATTTCGCGACCCATCACGGCGAGGACGGCGTGCCCGAGCCGCTGGCGCTCAACCTGCACGTGCTGCTCGACGAGGTGAACGAGTTCAACGGGCCGATCGTCTTCATCCGCGGCTCGCACCGGCGCGGCGCCGCACCGGCGACGCTGGACACCGAGACGACGAGCTATCCGCTCTGGGTGGTCGACGACGCGACCGTGACCGGGCTGGTGGACGAAGGCGGGCTGGTCGCCGCCAAGGGGCCGCCGGGCACTGTGCTGATCTTCGGCGACACGCTGGTCCACGGCTCGTCGATCAACATGACGCCGTGGCCGCGCACCATCTTCTCGCTCATCCTCAACCCGGTCGCCAACGCGCTGACCCGCCACCGGCGGCCCGACCACCAGCACCACCGGGACCTGACCCCGGTCGAACCCCTCCCGGACGACTGCCTGCTCGAAGCGGCGGCGGAATGA
- a CDS encoding ATP-binding protein, whose translation MIEREIAPRLKRLFGQYPFVTVTGPRQSGKTTLCRETFSDLAYVNLEAPDHREFAESDPRGFLSRLDEGAILDEIQRVPDLLSYLQVVADERGRNGLFILTGSEHFKLSEAIGQSLAGRTALLRLLPFTLAEREQSGAGGTLDDILYSGFYPRIYDQGIDPRQALGDYFETYVERDVRRLGEIRNVANFQRFVRLCAGRVGQLVNFESLGSDAGVSHTTVRNWLDLLERSYIAFRLPPFHANLRKRLVKTPKLYFYDVGLAAYLIGIERADQVASHPLRGSLFENMVVVEVLKHRFNRGRSSNLSFFRDSRGLECDLLFETGSGIGAIEIKSGATIAPDFFASLNAVASAIPEIGMKAVVYGGPDRQSRNAGEVVPFDDLRGFLDRFENDPEMVAFVEERMAPEPSRADIDILDNVYRRNIRPTLDVLDGSLKKHLASLFTSFRPSDSVKPSGRGGVSGSVLGIGDWERTKAEYIAKPGFSLSDERPLKIGKEYRFENYNGARIREFNIVVFLEWTLESEGFLRTATVNETQLTKLDEHVRYAEVDTRSARIDSTVWAIENGVKDEIEKVSGTR comes from the coding sequence ATGATCGAACGTGAAATCGCGCCCCGCCTCAAACGGCTTTTCGGGCAATATCCCTTCGTCACCGTCACCGGGCCGCGCCAATCGGGCAAGACCACGCTCTGCCGTGAGACCTTTTCGGATCTTGCCTACGTCAATCTGGAAGCCCCCGATCACCGGGAATTCGCCGAATCCGACCCGCGCGGCTTTCTCTCCCGCCTCGACGAAGGCGCCATCCTGGACGAAATCCAGCGCGTCCCGGACCTCCTGTCGTATCTTCAGGTCGTTGCCGACGAAAGGGGGCGGAACGGCCTCTTCATTCTGACGGGCAGCGAACATTTCAAGCTGTCCGAAGCCATAGGCCAATCGCTGGCAGGACGAACCGCGCTGCTGCGCCTCCTGCCCTTCACGCTTGCCGAGAGGGAGCAGTCGGGCGCCGGCGGCACGCTGGATGACATTCTCTATTCTGGATTTTATCCGCGGATCTACGATCAGGGCATCGATCCGCGGCAGGCGCTCGGCGACTATTTCGAAACCTATGTCGAGCGCGACGTGCGCCGGCTGGGCGAGATTCGCAACGTAGCGAATTTCCAGCGCTTCGTCCGCCTCTGCGCCGGCCGGGTTGGGCAATTGGTTAACTTCGAGTCTCTGGGCTCGGATGCGGGGGTTTCCCATACGACGGTGCGGAACTGGCTGGATCTGCTGGAGAGAAGCTACATCGCCTTTCGCCTGCCGCCGTTTCACGCCAATTTGCGTAAGCGTCTGGTCAAGACTCCCAAACTCTATTTCTACGACGTCGGCCTAGCCGCCTACCTTATCGGAATCGAACGGGCCGATCAGGTCGCGTCCCATCCCCTGCGCGGGTCGCTGTTCGAAAACATGGTCGTCGTGGAAGTTCTGAAACACCGGTTCAACCGCGGTCGGTCATCGAACCTTTCTTTCTTCCGGGACAGCCGGGGCCTGGAATGCGATCTCCTTTTCGAGACCGGAAGCGGCATCGGCGCCATCGAGATCAAATCGGGCGCGACGATCGCCCCGGACTTCTTCGCTTCGCTCAATGCCGTCGCAAGTGCGATTCCGGAAATCGGCATGAAAGCCGTCGTGTATGGCGGCCCGGATCGCCAATCCCGGAACGCTGGCGAGGTCGTGCCGTTCGATGATCTGCGTGGCTTTCTCGACCGTTTTGAGAACGATCCGGAAATGGTCGCTTTCGTCGAGGAAAGAATGGCTCCGGAGCCCTCCCGAGCCGACATCGATATTCTTGACAACGTCTACCGCAGGAATATCCGCCCCACGCTCGATGTACTCGATGGTTCCTTGAAGAAACATCTGGCTTCGCTCTTTACGAGTTTTCGACCAAGCGATTCTGTTAAACCCAGCGGTAGAGGAGGAGTATCAGGAAGCGTACTGGGAATCGGTGACTGGGAAAGAACCAAAGCCGAATACATTGCGAAACCTGGATTCTCATTGAGCGATGAGCGACCGCTGAAAATTGGCAAAGAATATCGTTTCGAGAACTATAACGGCGCCCGAATCCGTGAATTCAATATTGTCGTATTTCTCGAATGGACGCTCGAATCCGAAGGTTTTTTGCGGACGGCTACAGTCAACGAGACGCAGCTTACCAAGCTCGACGAACATGTTCGCTATGCCGAAGTCGATACCCGCAGCGCCCGAATCGACAGCACCGTTTGGGCCATCGAGAACGGTGTCAAAGACGAAATCGAAAAGGTATCAGGCACTAGGTAA
- a CDS encoding alanyl-tRNA editing protein yields the protein MTEELFRSDAYLKTCEATVLRVGPEGIVLDRTVFYPEGGGQLGDTGTLALPGSGETVIADTRVDRASGEHRHIPTDGAALPATGDAVTCAIDWDRRYRHMRVHTAMHLMCAVIDGAVTGGQVGDGKGRLDFDLPDTSLDKAAIGAALNDLIAADLPVGAEWIADEELAARPDLVRTLSVKPPMGAGSVRLLRIGDAANTVDLQPCGGTHVARTGEIGPVAIGKIENKGRRNRRVNLRLAE from the coding sequence ATGACCGAAGAACTGTTCCGCAGCGACGCCTATCTGAAGACCTGCGAAGCCACGGTGCTGCGCGTCGGGCCGGAGGGGATCGTGCTCGATCGCACGGTGTTCTATCCGGAGGGTGGCGGCCAGCTTGGCGATACCGGCACGCTCGCACTGCCCGGCAGCGGCGAGACCGTCATCGCCGATACCCGCGTCGACCGGGCGAGCGGCGAGCACCGGCACATCCCGACGGACGGTGCGGCGCTTCCGGCAACCGGCGACGCCGTTACGTGCGCCATCGACTGGGACCGGCGCTATCGCCACATGCGCGTTCACACGGCGATGCATCTGATGTGCGCCGTGATCGACGGCGCGGTAACCGGCGGCCAGGTCGGCGACGGCAAGGGAAGGCTGGATTTCGACCTGCCCGACACGTCCCTCGACAAGGCCGCCATCGGGGCCGCGCTCAACGACCTGATCGCGGCCGATCTGCCGGTCGGCGCGGAATGGATCGCCGACGAGGAACTGGCCGCCCGGCCGGACCTGGTGCGCACCCTCTCGGTCAAGCCGCCGATGGGCGCCGGCTCGGTCCGCCTGCTGCGGATCGGCGACGCCGCGAACACGGTTGACCTCCAGCCCTGCGGCGGCACCCATGTCGCCCGGACCGGCGAGATCGGCCCCGTCGCCATCGGCAAGATCGAAAACAAGGGCCGCCGCAACCGGAGGGTGAATCTGCGGCTGGCGGAGTAG
- a CDS encoding threonine dehydratase, whose protein sequence is MNLPDLAAIETATGTVRAVMPPTPAHCWPLLCARTGAEVWVKHENHTPIGAFKIRGGLVYMDRLRRTEPAVEGVIAATRGNHGQAIATAARRNGLTPVIVVPEGNSREKNAAMQAQGGELIVHGSDFQEALEHAEALADARGLHMVASFAEPLVHGTATYALEFFRAVPDLDTVYVPIGLGSGICGVIAARDALGLATEIVGVCAENAACYALSFEAGEPVSTNSADTMADGMACRVPAPDAVAIVNRGAARIVTVSEAEIEAAMRAYYTDTHNIAEGAGAAALAALVRERETMAGRRAGLVLSGGNIDRKVYLRVLGGGEA, encoded by the coding sequence ATGAACCTTCCGGACCTTGCGGCCATCGAAACGGCGACCGGGACCGTCCGCGCTGTCATGCCGCCGACGCCGGCCCATTGCTGGCCGCTCCTGTGCGCGCGCACCGGCGCCGAGGTCTGGGTCAAGCACGAGAACCACACGCCAATCGGCGCCTTCAAGATCCGCGGCGGGCTGGTCTACATGGATCGGCTGCGCCGCACCGAGCCGGCGGTCGAAGGCGTGATCGCGGCGACCCGCGGCAACCACGGCCAGGCCATCGCCACCGCCGCGCGGCGCAACGGCCTGACGCCGGTGATCGTTGTGCCCGAGGGCAACAGCCGCGAGAAGAACGCGGCGATGCAGGCCCAGGGCGGCGAACTGATCGTCCACGGCAGCGATTTCCAGGAGGCGCTGGAACATGCCGAGGCGCTCGCCGACGCGCGCGGGCTGCACATGGTCGCCTCGTTCGCCGAACCGCTGGTGCACGGCACGGCGACCTACGCGCTGGAATTCTTCCGCGCCGTGCCGGACTTGGACACGGTCTATGTGCCCATCGGCCTGGGCTCCGGCATCTGCGGCGTGATCGCGGCGCGCGATGCGCTCGGCCTCGCCACCGAGATTGTCGGCGTGTGCGCCGAGAACGCCGCCTGCTACGCCCTGTCCTTCGAAGCCGGCGAGCCGGTCTCGACAAATTCCGCCGATACCATGGCCGACGGCATGGCCTGCCGCGTGCCGGCGCCGGACGCGGTCGCCATCGTCAACCGCGGCGCGGCGCGCATCGTCACGGTGAGCGAGGCGGAGATCGAGGCCGCCATGCGGGCCTACTACACCGACACCCACAATATCGCCGAGGGCGCCGGCGCAGCCGCGCTGGCTGCGCTGGTCAGGGAGCGCGAGACGATGGCGGGCCGCAGGGCCGGCCTCGTGCTGAGTGGCGGCAATATCGACCGCAAGGTCTATCTGCGCGTGCTGGGCGGCGGCGAGGCGTGA
- a CDS encoding DMT family transporter, translating into MTAATATDAEPGGAGRGLPPVALAAALTTLICWGGTVVANRVAVETIDGTTAGVLRSMLAGFIGLGIALAFRLPFPESARHRCQLVISGWLNFALWPTVLSIGVALANASHAALIMALLPVTTGLFAAIANRVRPRLGWWLGAAVAIAGTVLLILYTQPAGDLTLSPTWLIGDLVVFVGVCLCSAGYVSGARLGPVVGSWSATFYGLGAALMLTVPAMLILYPYTDWTAVTSASWLGIGWLVLLSSLAGYALWFLAMNRGGIARIAVFQFLQPVLSVAAAAVILGERITWTILAAGLLILLGTWIAQKYAH; encoded by the coding sequence TTGACCGCCGCGACCGCGACCGACGCCGAGCCCGGCGGCGCCGGCCGCGGCCTGCCGCCCGTTGCTCTGGCCGCCGCGCTGACGACGCTGATCTGCTGGGGCGGGACGGTCGTGGCCAACCGGGTCGCGGTCGAGACCATCGACGGGACGACCGCCGGTGTCCTGCGCTCCATGCTCGCCGGCTTCATCGGCCTTGGCATCGCTCTGGCTTTCCGGCTCCCCTTTCCCGAATCCGCGCGCCACCGTTGTCAACTGGTGATTTCGGGCTGGCTGAATTTCGCGCTCTGGCCGACAGTCCTCAGCATCGGGGTTGCGCTCGCCAACGCCAGCCATGCCGCGCTGATCATGGCTCTGCTGCCGGTCACCACCGGCCTGTTCGCCGCCATTGCGAACCGCGTGAGGCCGCGCTTGGGCTGGTGGCTCGGCGCGGCGGTCGCCATCGCCGGCACGGTCCTGTTGATTCTCTATACCCAGCCGGCCGGCGACCTGACCCTGTCGCCGACCTGGCTGATCGGCGACCTGGTCGTTTTCGTCGGGGTCTGCCTGTGCTCGGCGGGCTATGTCAGCGGCGCCAGGCTGGGGCCGGTCGTCGGCAGCTGGAGCGCGACCTTCTACGGCCTCGGCGCCGCCCTGATGCTGACCGTCCCGGCCATGCTGATCCTCTACCCTTATACCGATTGGACGGCAGTAACGTCCGCCAGCTGGCTCGGTATCGGCTGGCTCGTCCTGCTGTCGTCGCTCGCGGGTTACGCGCTCTGGTTCCTGGCGATGAACCGGGGCGGCATCGCGCGGATCGCGGTGTTCCAGTTCCTCCAGCCTGTCTTGTCCGTCGCCGCCGCCGCCGTCATTCTGGGCGAGCGGATCACCTGGACCATCCTCGCCGCGGGGCTGCTCATCCTGCTCGGCACCTGGATCGCCCAGAAATACGCCCACTGA
- a CDS encoding PhzF family phenazine biosynthesis protein translates to MQLKLYQVDAFTERTFGGNPAAVVPLREWLPDATMQAIALENNLSETAFFVPRGGGGFDLRWFTPLIEADLCGHATLGTAWVLFNRLSHAEEAVTFHTRSGPLTVARDGDRLVMDFPAQPPEPADIGDVAGALGVAPEAVLAAPYALAVLDSEEAVRAVRPDFRRVAALDIPELIVTAPGAKGGDCDFVSRFFAPTGGIDEDPVTGSAHCILIPYWAERLGKTEMFARQVSVRGGALWCALRGDRVSIAGHAAPYLEGTITV, encoded by the coding sequence ATGCAACTGAAGCTCTACCAGGTCGACGCTTTCACCGAGCGGACGTTCGGCGGCAATCCGGCGGCGGTCGTGCCGCTCCGGGAATGGCTGCCCGACGCGACGATGCAGGCCATCGCGCTGGAAAACAACCTGTCGGAAACAGCGTTCTTCGTGCCGCGCGGTGGCGGCGGGTTCGACCTGCGCTGGTTCACGCCGCTGATCGAGGCCGACCTGTGCGGCCACGCCACGCTGGGCACGGCCTGGGTCCTGTTCAACCGGCTCAGCCATGCCGAAGAGGCTGTCACCTTCCACACGCGCAGCGGCCCGTTAACGGTGGCGCGCGACGGCGACCGGCTGGTGATGGATTTCCCGGCCCAGCCCCCGGAGCCGGCGGATATCGGTGACGTTGCCGGCGCCTTGGGCGTCGCGCCGGAGGCGGTGCTCGCCGCACCCTACGCCCTGGCCGTGCTGGACAGCGAGGAAGCCGTGCGCGCCGTCCGGCCGGATTTCCGCCGGGTCGCCGCGCTCGACATCCCCGAGCTGATAGTCACCGCGCCGGGCGCAAAGGGCGGAGACTGCGATTTCGTCTCGCGCTTCTTCGCGCCGACAGGCGGCATCGACGAGGATCCCGTGACCGGTTCCGCCCATTGCATCCTGATCCCCTACTGGGCCGAACGGCTCGGCAAGACGGAGATGTTTGCCCGCCAGGTTTCGGTCCGTGGCGGCGCCCTCTGGTGCGCGCTCAGGGGCGACCGGGTCTCGATCGCCGGCCACGCCGCGCCCTACCTCGAAGGAACCATCACGGTTTGA
- a CDS encoding aminotransferase class I/II-fold pyridoxal phosphate-dependent enzyme: MSQHPETIALHHGWRADPTTGSVAVPIHQTTSYQFNDTDHASNLFALAELGNIYTRIMNPTNDVLEQRVAALEGGVAALALSSGQAASAFALQNLARVGDNVISSTDLYGGTWNLFNNTLKDQGIEVRFVDPADPEAFRAAIDDRTRAIYAETLPNPKLHVFPIAEVAAIGREYGIPLVMDNTACPILCKPIEHGAAVIVHSTTKYIGGHGNSIGGLIVDGGNFPWAEHAERQPALNTPDPSYHGAVWVEATAPLGPVAYIIKARTTLLRDLGSCMSPFNAFLFINGLETLALRMQKHSENAAQVADWLATRSDVSKVIFPGHQSGEFRARADRYMNGGYGSLVGFELKGGRAAGRKFIDSLEMLYHVANIGDSRSLAIHPASTTHSQLTPEEQLQTGVTDGYVRLSVGIEHIDDIIADLEQALDKAA; encoded by the coding sequence ATGAGCCAACACCCTGAAACCATCGCCCTTCATCACGGCTGGCGCGCCGACCCGACGACCGGGTCCGTCGCCGTGCCGATCCACCAGACGACGTCGTACCAGTTCAACGACACCGACCATGCGTCGAACCTGTTCGCGCTGGCCGAGCTGGGCAACATTTACACGCGGATCATGAATCCGACCAACGACGTGCTCGAGCAGCGCGTCGCGGCGCTCGAAGGCGGCGTGGCGGCACTCGCCCTGTCGTCCGGCCAGGCGGCCTCGGCCTTCGCGCTCCAGAACCTGGCGCGGGTCGGCGACAACGTCATCAGTTCGACCGATCTGTACGGCGGCACCTGGAACCTGTTCAACAACACGCTGAAGGACCAGGGCATCGAGGTCCGCTTCGTCGATCCGGCCGATCCGGAAGCCTTCCGCGCTGCCATCGACGACCGCACGCGGGCAATCTACGCCGAGACGCTGCCGAACCCGAAGCTGCACGTCTTCCCGATCGCCGAGGTCGCCGCCATCGGCCGCGAATACGGCATTCCGCTGGTCATGGACAACACCGCCTGCCCGATCCTGTGCAAGCCGATCGAGCACGGCGCCGCGGTCATCGTCCACTCGACGACAAAGTATATCGGCGGCCATGGCAACTCCATCGGCGGCCTGATCGTCGACGGCGGCAACTTCCCTTGGGCCGAGCATGCGGAACGGCAGCCCGCGCTCAACACCCCGGACCCGAGCTATCACGGCGCGGTCTGGGTCGAGGCGACGGCGCCGCTCGGCCCGGTCGCCTACATCATCAAGGCGCGCACGACCCTGCTGCGCGACCTCGGTTCGTGCATGAGCCCGTTCAACGCCTTCCTGTTCATCAACGGTCTCGAAACGCTGGCTCTGCGCATGCAGAAGCATAGCGAGAACGCGGCGCAGGTTGCCGACTGGCTGGCGACGCGCAGCGACGTGAGCAAGGTCATCTTCCCCGGCCATCAGTCCGGCGAATTCCGGGCCCGCGCCGACAGGTATATGAACGGCGGTTACGGCAGCCTGGTCGGGTTCGAGTTGAAGGGCGGCCGCGCGGCCGGCCGCAAGTTCATCGACTCGCTGGAGATGCTCTACCACGTCGCCAATATCGGGGATTCCCGGTCGCTGGCCATTCATCCGGCGAGCACCACCCACAGCCAGCTGACGCCGGAGGAGCAGCTCCAGACCGGCGTGACGGACGGCTATGTCCGCCTGTCGGTTGGCATCGAGCATATCGACGACATCATCGCCGATCTCGAACAGGCCCTTGACAAGGCGGCCTGA
- a CDS encoding putative toxin-antitoxin system toxin component, PIN family: protein MVRRIVVDTNILVSAILSPDGAAREVLRRCLTGRYRPLIGNALFLEYEDVLSREKLFAAAPVGPEDREALLDAFLGACQWIEIVFLWRPNLPDEADNHPVELAVAGNAEAIVTHNARDLAAGELAFDSFRIVAPGDLLKEERLTWRP, encoded by the coding sequence ATGGTGCGCAGGATCGTTGTCGATACGAACATTCTCGTCTCCGCGATCCTGTCGCCCGACGGCGCCGCGCGGGAGGTTCTCCGGCGGTGCCTGACGGGCAGATACCGGCCCTTGATCGGCAATGCCCTGTTTCTGGAGTATGAGGATGTCCTGTCGAGGGAAAAGCTCTTTGCCGCGGCGCCGGTCGGTCCGGAAGACCGGGAAGCCCTGCTCGATGCGTTTCTCGGAGCGTGCCAGTGGATCGAGATCGTCTTTCTCTGGCGCCCGAACCTGCCGGACGAGGCCGACAACCACCCCGTCGAACTCGCGGTTGCCGGCAACGCGGAAGCGATCGTTACTCACAACGCCAGGGATCTGGCGGCAGGAGAACTGGCGTTCGACAGTTTTCGCATCGTCGCGCCGGGCGACCTGCTGAAGGAGGAGAGGCTGACATGGCGACCCTGA